A region of Mesoplodon densirostris isolate mMesDen1 chromosome 11, mMesDen1 primary haplotype, whole genome shotgun sequence DNA encodes the following proteins:
- the LOC132499212 gene encoding LOW QUALITY PROTEIN: histamine N-methyltransferase-like (The sequence of the model RefSeq protein was modified relative to this genomic sequence to represent the inferred CDS: substituted 1 base at 1 genomic stop codon), which produces MASSMKKSSFSDHSRYVESFRRFLNNSTEHPCMQQFMDEKLPGITARIGDTKSEIKILSTGGGTGEIDLHILSKVQAQYPGVSINNEVVEPSAARITKDKDLVAKTSNLENIKLTWHKKTSSEYQNRMMEKKELQKWNFIHMIQMLYYVKDIPATLKFFHSLLATSAKILITLVSGASGWDKLWKKYRSHLPRDDLCQYVTSSDLMQMLDKLGIKYECYDLLSTMDISDCFIDSNENGDLLWDFLTETXNFSTTAPPDLKAEIMKDWQEPEFSVKKEGKVLFNNSLSFIVLEA; this is translated from the coding sequence ATGGCATCTTCCATGAAGAAGAGCTcgttttctgaccacagcagaTATGTTGAATCTTTCCGGAGGTTTCTCAACAATTCTACAGAGCATCCGTGCATGCAGCAATTCATGGACGAGAAGCTGCCGGGCATAACAGCAAGGATTGGAGACACAAAATCTGAAATTAAGATTCTAAGCACTGGTGGAGGTACAGGTGAAATTGATCTTCATATCCTCTCCAAAGTGCAGGCTCAATACCCAGGAGTTAGTATCAATAATGAAGTTGTTGAACCGAGTGCTGCACGAATCACCAAGGACAAAGATCTTGTAGCCAAGACATCAAACCTCGAGAACATAAAGTTAACTTGGCATAAGAAGACATCATCTGAATATCAAAATAGAatgatggagaaaaaagaacttcAGAAGTGGAACTTTATTCATATGATTCAGATGCTGTATTATGTAAAAGACATCCCAGCCACTCTGAAATTCTTCCATAGTCTCTTAGCTACCAGTGCTAAGATTCTCATTACTCTTGTGTCCGGAGCCAGTGGCTGGGACAAGCTATGGAAAAAGTACAGATCTCACTTACCCCGGGATGACCTCTGCCAGTATGTCACGTCATCTGACCTCATGCAGATGCTGGACAAGTTGGGGATTAAGTATGAGTGTTATGACCTTCTGTCCACCATGGACATATCTGACTGTTTTATTGACAGCAATGAAAATGGAGACCTGCTTTGGGATTTTTTGACAGAAACCTGAAACTTTAGCACAACAGCACCACCTGATCTCAAAGCAGAAATTATGAAAGATTGGCAAGAGCCTGAATTCAGtgtaaagaaagagggaaaggttCTTTTCAATAACAGTCTGAGTTTCATAGTGCTTGAGGCATAA